The genome window GCTTCCGTCAGCTTCAGCGCCTCAATCTGCAAAATGCTGCTGCTGATCGTGTGACCCAGAGCATCATGGAGTTGCCGGGCAATCCTGTTTCTTTCCTCAAGCCTTGCAATTTCCCGGCTTTTACTCTCATTTTCCAGAAGCCTCGCATTATATTTTTCCAGTGAAATCATATCTTCCTTAAGTTGATCGGATAAGGCCAGATTCTGGCGGGTAAAGGCCCGGAACTGACCGGAACGGTAACTTAGATAAACCGCCAGTCCGGCCGGCAAAAGTCCCATCCAATTCCCTGTCAGCGGCCAAAGAATCCCCAGAGCCAGAGCCGGCAGCCCCAAGCCGGAAAACGCCGCATACAGCACCATCGGCAGAAAAAAGATAAATGGTTCCGCAGCCGCCGTCAACAGCGCAAAGCCAAGACAAAGCAAAGCCTGCCGCCATTTTGTCCAGCCGCTCATATTGGCCAGTTCCAGAGCCAAGGCAAAACTAAGCCCGACCAGTCCGTAAACTGTCAGGCTTTCCACCGGCCGATGGCTGACATAGCTTGCTCCGCAAAAAATAAGCACTATAAAAATTTCAAATAATCTTCTCATCCGTTCTCCTTCGGTTCGTCCCCTAGACGGCATATCATTCAAGCAAACATCCATAGCTGCATTCCTGATGTGCAGCATTTCGACAACTTGCCGAACCGTAACAGGATATATCAGGCAAACTTAAGTAATCCGCCGAAAATCCTTTACTTTTGTGAAATTTCTGATATAATTAGGGCCATTCAATTCAGTAAAGGAGTTATTATGTTTAGTGCCAAAAAATCTAATATTTATCATTTTTTATCTATTTTATTTATTATTTTCGGCAGCATCGTCTTTGGTATTGTACAAGGTCTGGGCGTTGATTTTCCGCCCATCGTTCCCTTGGTTTTTTCTCAGGTGGTTTTGGTCTTCGGACCGGTATTGATTTATTTCCTGACCCAAAGGGACTCTCTGACAAACAGCCTGTACCTGAAAAATCCGGGAATCGTTAATTTAGCTATGTCAGCTGTCTTGGTTCTGACCCTGATCCCAACCGTTTCCCTGCTTAATGTATTATCCCTGTTTTTCGTGCGGAATCAAATCGCCGATACGGTTTCGTCTTTAACTGATTCCCCATACCTCCTGGTATTACTTATTTTGGCGGTATGTCCCGGAATTTTTGAGGAGCTGTCAACCCGCTTTATTTTATTAAATAATTACCGGCATAAGCCCTATTATGTCGCCTGTATTTTCAGCGGTCTGTTTTTCGGCATGCTCCATCTCAATATCAATCAATTTATTTATGCCTTTGTACTGGGCGCAGTGTTTGCTTTTGTGGTTCAGATCACCGAGTCAATTTACACCTCCGTGCTGATGCATACCCTGCTGAATGCGACTACTTTTTCCCTTAGTTACTTCCTGTCGTCGTCCTTGGCTGAAGGTACACTGGCCGAAGCAGCCAATACCGTCCCCGACCTGAACGATGTCATCGCCCTGCTGGGCGTGAATGCCATCACCCTACCGCTGGCCATTTTTATTTTAATCTTTTTAATTAATTATAACGGCAAGCGCGGTGTTTTAAAGCAAAAACCCACGGTTTTGGAATTAACTCTCGGCCGCAAGTTACGAGCGGATGCCGATATGCCGATGGCTCCCGACTATCCCGAAACCGGCTCGGCACTGCCGGCACAGCCAATTTTTTCCGGCGCTCCGGTCGATGCTTTTTCCCAGCCTTATGAAACCGATTCTTCCTCGCCCTTTAACTGGGCTTTTTGGAGCAGCGTTATCTTGTTTTTGGCTTTAACCTTTTTAAACGAATTCGCCAGCCGCATGATGCCGTAAGTTCAGGCAAGCAGGTGTTGATGCCGGATATGGCGGCGGAGAGCTTAGTTAATGTTGAATAAGTACAACTTTTTTGTATTAGTTTAGCATTGTCATTGCTTTCACAGGCACTTTTAACCGGGCAGTCAGTTTATAAATTGGCTGCCCTTTTTCTGAGAACTTTTTCTCATACTCGGTCATCACATTTTCTATCGGCGGAACTTCCCGATGCAAATCCCAATAAACTTTTTCAATTTCCCAGTTTGAATCCTGTCCAAAGCTGTCTATGGAAAAATGAAACAAAGCCTCATTATCGGTTTTAAACTCGACTGTACTCCCCGGCTTTAACAGTCCGGCATAAAGCTTCAAAAAGCCCGGCGCCGTCAGACGCCTTTTGGCATAGCGCTCCTTCGGCCACGGGTCGGAGAAGTTCAAATAAATACCGTCCAGTGATGCCGGCCGGAAAAAGGTGTCCATTTCTCTGGCATCCTCCCATAAAAAGCCGATATTATCTGGCTTCGGCTCCAGCTTGTCGTATTTCGCCAGCGCCTTGATCAGCACGGAGGAATACTTCTCCATCCCCAGAAAAAAACTTTCCCTGTATTTGGCCGCCATACCCAAGAGAAAATCGCCTTTGCCCATACCGATTTCCAAATAAATCTTCCGGCCGCCGGCAAACTCAGCCAGCCTTACCGCTGCTTCCTGCGCCGGCCAAACCCGGCTATGTCCGGCTGCCGCCTCATCGGCACCGGCTATTTTTCGTAATCGCATTTTAGTGTCCTTTCCGATTTAATTTTCTATTTTCCTGCTTTTGCATTGGCAGTTCGTTTCCCGAAATATTTTCTGCTTTCATCCGGCGAAAACTATCCCTCCCTCTATCGTTAAATCTTTTTCCTTATTGTAGAATAAATATATCCTTTTTTTGCTTTGATTTTACCATTTTCCACCCACAAACGCAACACATTGTGAATCATTCTTGTTTTTCAGCTTGTCGTTTGTAAATCATTTTTGGCTCGGCTTCGCATCACAAGTTCAAGTATGATTGATACGGTAACAGCTTGTTTTTATGGAAGGCGTCAATCAGCAATATCCCTTTGCTTAACATCCACACTTGTAGCCCGTTGACACATCAATGAATTACAAGTGGTTTACCGGACAACAAACAGCGCTGCCGGTTTTTATCACCGGCAGCGCCTTTTGCTTTGCTTTGCTTTGTTTTACTTTATTTTATTGTATTTCGCTTTGTTTGTTCTAACCCTTATTCATTTTAATCTCAAAATTTTTACCTTTTCCGGCCGGCCGACAAAGATATGGTCTTTGACCTGCACTCCCTGCATCACCGGCGCTTCTGCCTTATACTCACCCGGCGACACCACCCGGGCATAGTAGGTATGCGTCCGATCCTCCGGTTTCCAGTCTTCGCGCCAATAACCGACATAAATGCTGACCTTTTGCTGCTCAATATCCTGCCACCACCAACGATCATAATATTCCCGGCGCAGGAAGCTGAAGTCCTTTTGGATCGGCTTAAGTCCGGACGGCACATAATCGGTAATCCGATAGCTCCCCTTCGGCGCGTCCGGGCTGATATCCCAGGTCAACTCAATCCGGACAATATCGCCTTCTTTAAACTCGGTCGTTTCCTTATCCCCTACAAAATATTTGCGCTCCAGCTGCAAATATTTGTCGGCGCTGCTCTTTAGCTGCTCGGTCTTGGGATAGGTCAAAACCACATCCACCTGGCCGCTGACCGCCTTGATCTGCAAATCGCCGAGTTTTACTGACGGCAGCCGGAAGGATACCGGATAAGCGCCTAACTTTTCGGTTTTCTCCTGTCCCAGATAAGCGTAGGTCACCTGACTGTCCGCCAGCTTCGTTTGCCCCAACGCTGCCTTGATAAAGCACAGCTTCTGCGCTCCGTTAAAGTAGTAAACAGAAGCGTTATCCACCTCAAACTGGAACATCTTGACGGCGTTTTCATCGCCCAGCTTCTGCGCTAAAAGCATGGCTATCCCGGTCAGCTGATAGCTCGTTGCCTTATTGTCCTGACGGAGCGAGGCAATCGTGTCATAAACTTCCAGCTGCGGCGTTACGTATTGCTCATAAATCTGTTTTGCCCGGTAAGTATCGCCCAGCTCGGCGTAGGCTAAGCCTACGTATAAGCGTTCTTCCATCGACAGATTTTCGATTCGGT of Lachnospiraceae bacterium oral taxon 500 contains these proteins:
- the trmB gene encoding tRNA (guanosine(46)-N7)-methyltransferase TrmB encodes the protein MRLRKIAGADEAAAGHSRVWPAQEAAVRLAEFAGGRKIYLEIGMGKGDFLLGMAAKYRESFFLGMEKYSSVLIKALAKYDKLEPKPDNIGFLWEDAREMDTFFRPASLDGIYLNFSDPWPKERYAKRRLTAPGFLKLYAGLLKPGSTVEFKTDNEALFHFSIDSFGQDSNWEIEKVYWDLHREVPPIENVMTEYEKKFSEKGQPIYKLTARLKVPVKAMTMLN